TCCAAACAATTGTGGTTGATGAGAACTAGCTACTATGGTAACATCTAGCTAGATAGGTAGTCCTCAAGCAGTGGACGGTCGAGGTGAAAATAACCGAGAGGGGGAAGTTTGGTGAGGGAGTGTGACGGTACCGTCACGATTAACCTGTTCACCGAAGGCGATGAATTCTTTGATCTCTTAAAAGCAGCAATTCGCGAATGGAGAGAAGCCCCATGGACCCATGAGCAGGACCGTGCAAAGTTTGCCTTAGACTTGTACAACCGAGGACTATCCGCATACCGAGAGTACCTGACCAAGGCAGAATTAAGGGCAGAAGAGGGCTACAATTTAGAACGAGACCGGCGTTGGTTGGAAAATATGAGAAGCAAACTTGGGTATTGGGAAAAGAAACTACGAGAAGTCAGCCAACCAACCACCTCAAAGAGGATAAGCAGTGTAAACGGCCGCTAGGCCGTTTTATTATAGAGCAAGGAGGGGTACAAGCTTGGCAGTAAGAAAAGCAGTCATACCGGCGGCCGGGCTGGGGACGCGCTTCCTTCCTGCAACCAAGGCCCAACCCAAGGAAATGTTGCCGATCGTCGATACCCCAATAATTCAATACGTGGTCGAAGAAGTAATAAACTCGGGAATTGAGGATCTGCTCATCGTTACTGGGCGTGGCAAGCGAGCCATCGAAGACCACTTCGATCGATCTTTCGAGCTTGAGTACTTCTTGCGCAAAAACGGTAAAAACGAGGAGCTCAACGGAGTAAGGGACTTGTCCAATATGGCCAACATCCATTTCATCCGTCAAAAGGAACCGTTGGGCCTTGGTCATGCTGTTTTACAAGCGCGCCAGCACATCGGCGATGAGCCATTTGCCGTGTTGCTAGGCGATGAACTGTTCTTTGGTCAGATACCTGCGCTTAAGCAGGTAATGAATCACTATGAGCAATTCGGGGGTTCCGTAATAGCAGTACGAGAAGTTCCCGCTTCCGATGTTAGCCGCTATGGTATTATCGACGGAAGACGCATAGGCGAGAGCGTGTACGAGGTTACCGGCCTAATAGAAAAGCCTAGGCCAGAGCAAGCTCCATCGAATTTGGCCATTGTGGGCCGGTACATACTTGATCCGGCGATCTTTGATATCTTAGCGCGCATAGAACCGGGCGCCAATGGGGAGATCCAGCTGACCGATGCGTTGGATCGGCTTCGCAAGACTTCAAAAGTATATGCATGCACTCTTGAGGCAACCCGTTACGATGTTGGGGAGAAATTAGGATTCTTACAAGCTACTGTAGAAGTAGCCTTGGCAAGGCCAGACCTAGGTGGGGCATTTCGCCGCTACCTCACCCAATTATTTGCTACTGGCAGGGATTTTCAGGTGGAGGTAGCAGCAACATCAAAAACCCAAGGCCAAGATGATTTATCGACCAGTTAACCCACTGCCTACTGGCAGTGGGCAGTCCCCAACCTCATGGGGCTTTCAAGTGGTAGGAGAATGGATGATAACAGAATTTGGGAGAACTGGTGATCTGATTCCCAATCGATCAAGAGCTGGATTATTCTTTTTGCATAGCCTTTACCACGGTAGTACACAGGAAGGTAAAGCAGCACAATCTTGACGGTGCTGCCCTTTATGCTTAACGTTAAGACAAACCGGCCACCAGCCCACCTGGTTGACTCCATGGTGACTATACATGGATCAGAAGCATCGAAACTACAGACTTTCAAAGGTAAAGCTAATATCCCTTCAATCTTGGCCTTGAGGGATGCACATTCGGTGTCATACGTCCCCTCGAGTTCTGTTCAGGGCTTGGAAATGGACCGTGGCCCTACCCCGGATCACTTTGGTTCCTTGTTGGTTTTCGGCCCATAAGTCGATGTCTGCCGAACGAGAGCCCTCGTCTTTCCCTTGTACCTCGCCGTAGCAACTGATGA
The Clostridia bacterium genome window above contains:
- the galU gene encoding UTP--glucose-1-phosphate uridylyltransferase GalU; amino-acid sequence: MAVRKAVIPAAGLGTRFLPATKAQPKEMLPIVDTPIIQYVVEEVINSGIEDLLIVTGRGKRAIEDHFDRSFELEYFLRKNGKNEELNGVRDLSNMANIHFIRQKEPLGLGHAVLQARQHIGDEPFAVLLGDELFFGQIPALKQVMNHYEQFGGSVIAVREVPASDVSRYGIIDGRRIGESVYEVTGLIEKPRPEQAPSNLAIVGRYILDPAIFDILARIEPGANGEIQLTDALDRLRKTSKVYACTLEATRYDVGEKLGFLQATVEVALARPDLGGAFRRYLTQLFATGRDFQVEVAATSKTQGQDDLSTS